A genome region from Penaeus monodon isolate SGIC_2016 chromosome 14, NSTDA_Pmon_1, whole genome shotgun sequence includes the following:
- the LOC119580868 gene encoding bromodomain and PHD finger-containing protein 3-like isoform X4 has protein sequence MPRLGLGYDMDQFLDHCRMTKPPYECPHASCGKIYRSLAGIQHHMNTYDHENPPPNVVTPKSARKKNMKRPPSPVASQDPEPPSIPYSHDMKTVEFEVDGKLTRLSVYDPIEILSKHDFPFCDQEDYEASMPPVVEEPPPQEQARTPTIKPLPKTPTSKTSLSKTPVQKTPLQKPPKARTGDKDRGVDVQRYTIEEKKSNKLPEASFSVIEDYYKNLPDAPPQPSNYHRFIEKSLEELDEEVEYDMDEEDRAWLQKMNEKRAVDELPPVEMETFELLMDRLEKESFFQAQSTGRDSGVPIDEDAVCCICMDGECQNSNVILFCDMCNLAVHQECYGVPYIPEGQWLCRRCLQSPSRAVDCALCPNKGGAFKQTDDARWAHVVCAMWIPEVCFANTVFLEPIDSIGNIPPARWKLTCYICKQRGVGACIQCNKVNCYTAFHVTCAQQAGLHMKIDAVRETSVNGTSVTVRKAAYCDMHTPADSDARPQLDEIMDSAKKAAAKAASRQKMKKARKILAEKRSAAPIVSVPTIPADRPILPTYCGVVNSVPILPSENIQKLASLVSMPKRSQFMHRLLAFWTLKRQSRNGVPLLRRLTTSHSRRSNRSPEEKNTDYKDKEKILSEAERRREEIKYWQRLRQDLEKARLLCELIRKREKTKRELVKAKAEEKQVQLAPLVHLLLQTIDIIQEKDQQMIFAEPVDFDEVLDYLDVVKHPMDLSTMRQKAETHQYRTIDQFASDFELMIDNCLTYNAKETIFYRTAVKLRDQGGAIIRQLRRNVENIGFDMETGLLLPHRPKPLPEYSDNKIIKEVDDALVADGDDSASLEDREKALLELLDKANMIRHHVARIKRVKLIRREIGIVRRKLAMNHSGNSHYKASVTYYDSDDDSDKDDSDNSSVIDDEAEPGEPSRPSTPPPLAAKMVNVHLSHTPKTPLSNRKVPLSSSPMTTPVQRGRQRKTGFRGTPKDDTKQKRIDSFFERINKNSQRESDHPDHAATLADESKATKPEKEDSAQETPKKRGPGRPPKRLRTLSGPSASPPAKKQVESDSAEPVTPTKESSEDGPEEEPPSVPSSPSGVNRRTSVLFTKKAGALFKKPDSSSPQKRISRQRRASESTQGTNSDVDIQSPEKTPKSANKKKGHLMNTGLTNGVSVDSGVICHQNTKSGSSLSFPENISILDLSDSGTPPSKDSFKMYRQGGEIPPETDEDTHSESNSSLTDTEDDTASDSDSEGVGSESDSSVAVDSPGSGHTGDQIPLEPLDLVWAKCRGYPWYPALIINPKMPKTGYFHNGVPIPVPPDDVLALANNYPSPMYLVLFFDNKRTWQWLPRNKLEPLGVDSTLDKAKLVESRKPAERKAVKKAYEKAILHRCRVTGENTGLSGESENEEAS, from the exons atgCCTCGGCTGGGCCTTGGCTATGACATGGACCAGTTCCTGGACCACTGTCGTATGACAAAACCTCCGTATGAATGCCCGCATGCATCATGTGGCAAGATTTACCGCAGTCTAGCAGGCATTCAGCACCACATGAACACATATGACCATGAGAATCCTCCTCCAAATGTGGTCACTCCAAAATCAG CCCGGAAGAAAAACATGAAGCGACCCCCATCCCCTGTAGCAAGCCAGGATCCAGAGCCACCTTCAATACCATACTCGCATGACATGAAAACTGTGGAGTTTGAGGTTGATGGAAAATTGACACGGTTATCTGTCTATGACCCAATAGAAATTTTATCAAAG CACGATTTTCCATTTTGTGATCAGGAGGATTACGAAGCTTCAATGCCTCCGGTTGTAGAGGAGCCCCCACCTCAGGAGCAAGCACGCACACCAACTATCAAGCCATTGCCCAAGACACCAACATCCAAAACCTCCCTATCAAAAACTCCGGTGCAGAAAACTCCTCTCCAGAAACCACCAAAA GCTCGTACAGGTGATAAAGATAGAGGGGTAGATGTCCAACGTTAcacaatagaagagaaaaaaagcaacaaactcCCAGAAGCGTCATTTTCAGTCATAGAGGATTATTACAAGAATCTTCCTGATGCTCCTCCACAACCATCCAACTATCatag GTTCATAGAGAAAAGTCTTGAAGAATTAGATGAAGAAGTGGAGTATGACATGGATGAGGAAGACAGAGCATGGCTGCAGAAAATGAATGAGAAGCGAGCTGTGGATGAACTCCCACCTGTAGAAATGGAGACCTTTGAATTACTCATGGATCGTTTAGAAAAGGAATCTTTCTTTCAG GCTCAGTCAACTGGCAGAGATTCTGGTGTGCCAATAGATGAGGATGCTGTATGCTGTATTTGTATGGATGGAGAGTGTCAGAACAGTAATGTTATCCTATTCTGTGATATGTGCAACTTAGCAGTGCATCAG GAGTGCTATGGAGTTCCTTACATCCCAGAGGGGCAGTGGCTATGCAGGCGGTGCTTACAATCTCCATCACGGGCTGTTGACTGTGCTCTTTGTCCTAACAAGGGTGGAGCATTTAAACAGACAGATGATGCTCGCTGGGCTCATGTTGTTTGTGCCATGTGGATTCCTGAAGTTTGTTTTGCAAATACT GTTTTCCTTGAGCCAATAGACAGTATTGGTAATATACCTCCTGCTCGCTGGAAACTCACATGCTACATATGCAAGCAGAGAGGAGTGGGTGCTTGTATCCAGTGTAATAAAGTAAACTGCTATACag CTTTCCATGTGACCTGTGCTCAACAAGCAGGACTGCATATGAAGATTGATGCAGTAAGAGAGACAAGTGTGAATGGCACATCAGTTACAGTGCGAAAAGCAGCTTACTGTGATATGCACACCCCAGCTGACTCAGATGCg CGTCCTCAGCTCGATGAGATTATGGACTCGGCTAAGAAAGCAGCGGCAAAAGCGGCATCAcgacagaaaatgaagaaagctCGTAAGATTTTGGCTGAGAAACGGTCTGCTGCTCCAATTGTTTCAGTTCCCACAATTCCAGCTGACCG TCCCATACTCCCTACCTATTGTGGTGTTGTCAACTCTGTGCCCATCCTACCCAGTGAAAA TATTCAGAAATTGGCATCCCTGGTCAGTATGCCTAAAAGGTCACAGTTCATGCACCGCCTCTTAGCCTTCTGGACCTTGAAGCGGCAATCGAGAAATGGCGTCCCGCTGCTGAGACGGCTTACAACCTCACATTCCCGCCGTAGCAATCGGTCACCTGAGGAGAAGAACACAGACTATAAGGATAAGGAGAAAATACTCAGT gaGGCAGAGAGACGCAGAGAAGAAATTAAGTATTGGCAGAGGTTACGTCAGGATCTTGAAAAAGCAAGGCTGCTCTGTGAACTAattagaaagagggaaaaaaccaaGAGAGAGCTAGTCAAGGC AAAAGCTGAGGAGAAGCAGGTGCAGTTAGCTCCTCTAGTGCATCTACTACTGCAGACCATTGATATAATTCAAGAGAAGGATCAACAAATGATATTTGCTGAACCAGTTGACTTTGATGAg GTTCTTGACTATCTTGATGTGGTAAAACATCCCATGGATCTTTCCACCATGAGACAGAAGGCTGAGACACATCAATACCGCACAATTGATCAGTTTGCAAGTGACTTTGAGCTGATGATTGACAACTGTCTCACCTATAATGCAAAAGAAACCATTTTCTATAGAACAGCTGTTAAGTTGCGGGACCAG GGTGGTGCTATCATTCGTCAACTCCGAAGAAATGTTGAGAACATTGGATTTGATATGGAAACTGGGTTGCTACTACCACACCGACCCAAACCTTTGCCAGAGTACTCAGATAATAAGATTATCaaggaag ttGATGATGCCCTggttgctgatggtgatgattcaGCAAGTCTAGAAGATCGAGAGAAAGCACTGCTTGAGCTCCTAGATAAAGCAAACATGATTCGACATCATGTAGCGCGCATTAAGCGTGTAAAACTCATCAG aCGAGAGATTGGGATAGTGCGCAGGAAACTGGCAATGAATCATTCTGGAAATAGTCATTACAAGGCCAGTGTAACATACTATGACAGTGATGACGACAGTGATAAGGATGATTCCG ATAATAGCTCAGTCATTGATGACGAGGCCGAACCTGGTGAGCCAAGCAGGCCAAGCACACCACCTCCGCTGGCAGCAAAAATGGTTAATGTCCACCTGTCCCACACCCCTAAGACACCATTGAGCAATCGAAAGGTACCTCTGTCATCATCACCTATGACCACTCCTGTGCAGCGAGGTCGTCAACGCAAGACAGGGTTCAGAGGCACACCAAAG GATGACACCAAACAGAAGCGCATTGACTCCTTCTTCGAGCGAATCAATAAGAACTCTCAGAGAGAATCAGATCATCCTGACCATGCAGCCACACTTGCAGATGAAAGTAAAGCAACAAAACCAGAGAAAGAAG atTCTGCTCAGGAGACTCCCAAGAAGCGAGGTCCAGGGCGCCCTCCTAAGCGTCTTAGAACTCTGTCAGGTCCATCTGCAAGTCCCCCAGCCAAAAAGC AAGTAGAGAGTGACTCAGCAGAGCCTGTGACACCAACCAAAGAAAGCAGTGAAGATGGGCCAGAGGAAGAACCCCCCTCTGTACCTAGCTCTCCATCTGGGGTGAATCGCCGCACATCAGTACTCTTTACGAAAAAAGCTGGAGCACTCTTTAAG AAGCCAGACAGCTCATCTCCCCAGAAGCGCATATCACGCCAGCGTCGAGCATCAGAGAGCACACAGGGCACCAATAGCGATGTTGATATTCAGTCACCAGAAAAGACACCAAAGTCagcaaacaagaaaaagggaCATCTAATG AATACAGGGTTGACTAATGGAGTAAGTGTTGACTCCGGTGTTATTTGCCATCAGAACACAAAGTCGGGCTCCTCCCTGTCCTTCCCTGAAAACATCTCAATCTTAGATCTCTCAGACAGTGGGACACCTCCATCCAAGGATTCCTTCAAGATGTATCGACAGGGAGGAG AGATACCCCCAGAGACTGATGAGGATACACACTCTGAATCCAACTCCAGCCTGACGGATACAGAGGATGACACTGCTTCAGACTCGGATTCGGAAGGTGTTGGTAGTGAGTCTGACTCTAGTGTGGCAGTTGATTCACCTGGCTCAGGTCACACTGGAGATCAGATTCCTCTAGAACCTCTTGACCTTGTTTGGGCTAAGTGTCGGGGTTACCCTTGGTATCCTGCTTTG attATCAATCCCAAGATGCCTAAAACAGGATACTTCCACAATGGTGTTCCAATTCCAGTACCTCCAGATGATGTTTTAGCATTGGCTAATAATTACCCTTCACCAATGTACTTAGTGTTGTTCTTTGATAATAAACGCACTTG GCAATGGCTTCCCCGTAATAAGTTAGAGCCCCTTGGAGTTGACTCAACTTTGGATAAGGCCAAACTTGTAGAATCCCGTAAACCAGCTGAAAGGAAAGCTGTGAAGAAAGCGTATGAAAAGGCCATCTTACATCGATGCAGGGTGACAGGAGAAAACACAGGACTCAGTGGGGAATCAGAGAATGAGGAAGCAAGTTGA
- the LOC119580868 gene encoding bromodomain and PHD finger-containing protein 3-like isoform X6, whose product MPRLGLGYDMDQFLDHCRMTKPPYECPHASCGKIYRSLAGIQHHMNTYDHENPPPNVVTPKSARKKNMKRPPSPVASQDPEPPSIPYSHDMKTVEFEVDGKLTRLSVYDPIEILSKEDYEASMPPVVEEPPPQEQARTPTIKPLPKTPTSKTSLSKTPVQKTPLQKPPKARTGDKDRGVDVQRYTIEEKKSNKLPEASFSVIEDYYKNLPDAPPQPSNYHRFIEKSLEELDEEVEYDMDEEDRAWLQKMNEKRAVDELPPVEMETFELLMDRLEKESFFQAQSTGRDSGVPIDEDAVCCICMDGECQNSNVILFCDMCNLAVHQECYGVPYIPEGQWLCRRCLQSPSRAVDCALCPNKGGAFKQTDDARWAHVVCAMWIPEVCFANTVFLEPIDSIGNIPPARWKLTCYICKQRGVGACIQCNKVNCYTAFHVTCAQQAGLHMKIDAVRETSVNGTSVTVRKAAYCDMHTPADSDARPQLDEIMDSAKKAAAKAASRQKMKKARKILAEKRSAAPIVSVPTIPADRPILPTYCGVVNSVPILPSENIQKLASLVSMPKRSQFMHRLLAFWTLKRQSRNGVPLLRRLTTSHSRRSNRSPEEKNTDYKDKEKILSEAERRREEIKYWQRLRQDLEKARLLCELIRKREKTKRELVKAKAEEKQVQLAPLVHLLLQTIDIIQEKDQQMIFAEPVDFDEVLDYLDVVKHPMDLSTMRQKAETHQYRTIDQFASDFELMIDNCLTYNAKETIFYRTAVKLRDQGGAIIRQLRRNVENIGFDMETGLLLPHRPKPLPEYSDNKIIKEVDDALVADGDDSASLEDREKALLELLDKANMIRHHVARIKRVKLIRREIGIVRRKLAMNHSGNSHYKASVTYYDSDDDSDKDDSDIDNSSVIDDEAEPGEPSRPSTPPPLAAKMVNVHLSHTPKTPLSNRKVPLSSSPMTTPVQRGRQRKTGFRGTPKDDTKQKRIDSFFERINKNSQRESDHPDHAATLADESKATKPEKEDSAQETPKKRGPGRPPKRLRTLSGPSASPPAKKQVESDSAEPVTPTKESSEDGPEEEPPSVPSSPSGVNRRTSVLFTKKAGALFKKPDSSSPQKRISRQRRASESTQGTNSDVDIQSPEKTPKSANKKKGHLMNTGLTNGVSVDSGVICHQNTKSGSSLSFPENISILDLSDSGTPPSKDSFKMYRQGGEIPPETDEDTHSESNSSLTDTEDDTASDSDSEGVGSESDSSVAVDSPGSGHTGDQIPLEPLDLVWAKCRGYPWYPALIINPKMPKTGYFHNGVPIPVPPDDVLALANNYPSPMYLVLFFDNKRTWQWLPRNKLEPLGVDSTLDKAKLVESRKPAERKAVKKAYEKAILHRCRVTGENTGLSGESENEEAS is encoded by the exons atgCCTCGGCTGGGCCTTGGCTATGACATGGACCAGTTCCTGGACCACTGTCGTATGACAAAACCTCCGTATGAATGCCCGCATGCATCATGTGGCAAGATTTACCGCAGTCTAGCAGGCATTCAGCACCACATGAACACATATGACCATGAGAATCCTCCTCCAAATGTGGTCACTCCAAAATCAG CCCGGAAGAAAAACATGAAGCGACCCCCATCCCCTGTAGCAAGCCAGGATCCAGAGCCACCTTCAATACCATACTCGCATGACATGAAAACTGTGGAGTTTGAGGTTGATGGAAAATTGACACGGTTATCTGTCTATGACCCAATAGAAATTTTATCAAAG GAGGATTACGAAGCTTCAATGCCTCCGGTTGTAGAGGAGCCCCCACCTCAGGAGCAAGCACGCACACCAACTATCAAGCCATTGCCCAAGACACCAACATCCAAAACCTCCCTATCAAAAACTCCGGTGCAGAAAACTCCTCTCCAGAAACCACCAAAA GCTCGTACAGGTGATAAAGATAGAGGGGTAGATGTCCAACGTTAcacaatagaagagaaaaaaagcaacaaactcCCAGAAGCGTCATTTTCAGTCATAGAGGATTATTACAAGAATCTTCCTGATGCTCCTCCACAACCATCCAACTATCatag GTTCATAGAGAAAAGTCTTGAAGAATTAGATGAAGAAGTGGAGTATGACATGGATGAGGAAGACAGAGCATGGCTGCAGAAAATGAATGAGAAGCGAGCTGTGGATGAACTCCCACCTGTAGAAATGGAGACCTTTGAATTACTCATGGATCGTTTAGAAAAGGAATCTTTCTTTCAG GCTCAGTCAACTGGCAGAGATTCTGGTGTGCCAATAGATGAGGATGCTGTATGCTGTATTTGTATGGATGGAGAGTGTCAGAACAGTAATGTTATCCTATTCTGTGATATGTGCAACTTAGCAGTGCATCAG GAGTGCTATGGAGTTCCTTACATCCCAGAGGGGCAGTGGCTATGCAGGCGGTGCTTACAATCTCCATCACGGGCTGTTGACTGTGCTCTTTGTCCTAACAAGGGTGGAGCATTTAAACAGACAGATGATGCTCGCTGGGCTCATGTTGTTTGTGCCATGTGGATTCCTGAAGTTTGTTTTGCAAATACT GTTTTCCTTGAGCCAATAGACAGTATTGGTAATATACCTCCTGCTCGCTGGAAACTCACATGCTACATATGCAAGCAGAGAGGAGTGGGTGCTTGTATCCAGTGTAATAAAGTAAACTGCTATACag CTTTCCATGTGACCTGTGCTCAACAAGCAGGACTGCATATGAAGATTGATGCAGTAAGAGAGACAAGTGTGAATGGCACATCAGTTACAGTGCGAAAAGCAGCTTACTGTGATATGCACACCCCAGCTGACTCAGATGCg CGTCCTCAGCTCGATGAGATTATGGACTCGGCTAAGAAAGCAGCGGCAAAAGCGGCATCAcgacagaaaatgaagaaagctCGTAAGATTTTGGCTGAGAAACGGTCTGCTGCTCCAATTGTTTCAGTTCCCACAATTCCAGCTGACCG TCCCATACTCCCTACCTATTGTGGTGTTGTCAACTCTGTGCCCATCCTACCCAGTGAAAA TATTCAGAAATTGGCATCCCTGGTCAGTATGCCTAAAAGGTCACAGTTCATGCACCGCCTCTTAGCCTTCTGGACCTTGAAGCGGCAATCGAGAAATGGCGTCCCGCTGCTGAGACGGCTTACAACCTCACATTCCCGCCGTAGCAATCGGTCACCTGAGGAGAAGAACACAGACTATAAGGATAAGGAGAAAATACTCAGT gaGGCAGAGAGACGCAGAGAAGAAATTAAGTATTGGCAGAGGTTACGTCAGGATCTTGAAAAAGCAAGGCTGCTCTGTGAACTAattagaaagagggaaaaaaccaaGAGAGAGCTAGTCAAGGC AAAAGCTGAGGAGAAGCAGGTGCAGTTAGCTCCTCTAGTGCATCTACTACTGCAGACCATTGATATAATTCAAGAGAAGGATCAACAAATGATATTTGCTGAACCAGTTGACTTTGATGAg GTTCTTGACTATCTTGATGTGGTAAAACATCCCATGGATCTTTCCACCATGAGACAGAAGGCTGAGACACATCAATACCGCACAATTGATCAGTTTGCAAGTGACTTTGAGCTGATGATTGACAACTGTCTCACCTATAATGCAAAAGAAACCATTTTCTATAGAACAGCTGTTAAGTTGCGGGACCAG GGTGGTGCTATCATTCGTCAACTCCGAAGAAATGTTGAGAACATTGGATTTGATATGGAAACTGGGTTGCTACTACCACACCGACCCAAACCTTTGCCAGAGTACTCAGATAATAAGATTATCaaggaag ttGATGATGCCCTggttgctgatggtgatgattcaGCAAGTCTAGAAGATCGAGAGAAAGCACTGCTTGAGCTCCTAGATAAAGCAAACATGATTCGACATCATGTAGCGCGCATTAAGCGTGTAAAACTCATCAG aCGAGAGATTGGGATAGTGCGCAGGAAACTGGCAATGAATCATTCTGGAAATAGTCATTACAAGGCCAGTGTAACATACTATGACAGTGATGACGACAGTGATAAGGATGATTCCG ATATAGATAATAGCTCAGTCATTGATGACGAGGCCGAACCTGGTGAGCCAAGCAGGCCAAGCACACCACCTCCGCTGGCAGCAAAAATGGTTAATGTCCACCTGTCCCACACCCCTAAGACACCATTGAGCAATCGAAAGGTACCTCTGTCATCATCACCTATGACCACTCCTGTGCAGCGAGGTCGTCAACGCAAGACAGGGTTCAGAGGCACACCAAAG GATGACACCAAACAGAAGCGCATTGACTCCTTCTTCGAGCGAATCAATAAGAACTCTCAGAGAGAATCAGATCATCCTGACCATGCAGCCACACTTGCAGATGAAAGTAAAGCAACAAAACCAGAGAAAGAAG atTCTGCTCAGGAGACTCCCAAGAAGCGAGGTCCAGGGCGCCCTCCTAAGCGTCTTAGAACTCTGTCAGGTCCATCTGCAAGTCCCCCAGCCAAAAAGC AAGTAGAGAGTGACTCAGCAGAGCCTGTGACACCAACCAAAGAAAGCAGTGAAGATGGGCCAGAGGAAGAACCCCCCTCTGTACCTAGCTCTCCATCTGGGGTGAATCGCCGCACATCAGTACTCTTTACGAAAAAAGCTGGAGCACTCTTTAAG AAGCCAGACAGCTCATCTCCCCAGAAGCGCATATCACGCCAGCGTCGAGCATCAGAGAGCACACAGGGCACCAATAGCGATGTTGATATTCAGTCACCAGAAAAGACACCAAAGTCagcaaacaagaaaaagggaCATCTAATG AATACAGGGTTGACTAATGGAGTAAGTGTTGACTCCGGTGTTATTTGCCATCAGAACACAAAGTCGGGCTCCTCCCTGTCCTTCCCTGAAAACATCTCAATCTTAGATCTCTCAGACAGTGGGACACCTCCATCCAAGGATTCCTTCAAGATGTATCGACAGGGAGGAG AGATACCCCCAGAGACTGATGAGGATACACACTCTGAATCCAACTCCAGCCTGACGGATACAGAGGATGACACTGCTTCAGACTCGGATTCGGAAGGTGTTGGTAGTGAGTCTGACTCTAGTGTGGCAGTTGATTCACCTGGCTCAGGTCACACTGGAGATCAGATTCCTCTAGAACCTCTTGACCTTGTTTGGGCTAAGTGTCGGGGTTACCCTTGGTATCCTGCTTTG attATCAATCCCAAGATGCCTAAAACAGGATACTTCCACAATGGTGTTCCAATTCCAGTACCTCCAGATGATGTTTTAGCATTGGCTAATAATTACCCTTCACCAATGTACTTAGTGTTGTTCTTTGATAATAAACGCACTTG GCAATGGCTTCCCCGTAATAAGTTAGAGCCCCTTGGAGTTGACTCAACTTTGGATAAGGCCAAACTTGTAGAATCCCGTAAACCAGCTGAAAGGAAAGCTGTGAAGAAAGCGTATGAAAAGGCCATCTTACATCGATGCAGGGTGACAGGAGAAAACACAGGACTCAGTGGGGAATCAGAGAATGAGGAAGCAAGTTGA